The proteins below are encoded in one region of Betaproteobacteria bacterium:
- the ccsA gene encoding cytochrome c biogenesis protein CcsA: MNDRFNLYRFASPATFYPLAGTLIPYFAAISVVFGLAGLYLGMLVAPTDFQQGEGYRIIFIHVPASWMSMFIYLVMAGWAAIGLAFNTRLSGMMAQALAPTGALMAFLSLLTGALWGKPMWGAWWVWDARLTSELILLFLYIGFMALTAAIDDARRADKAGGLLLLVGVVNIPIIYFSVKWWNTLHQGSSVNLAKSSMAMTMLWGMLLMAMCFWMYSIAVALMRARTIMLERERHTDWVKAELAETVRGEEK; this comes from the coding sequence ATGAATGACCGCTTTAATCTCTACCGTTTCGCTTCCCCGGCCACGTTCTACCCGCTCGCCGGCACACTGATTCCCTACTTTGCCGCAATTTCAGTCGTTTTCGGGCTGGCAGGGCTCTACCTTGGCATGCTGGTGGCACCGACCGATTTCCAGCAAGGCGAGGGCTACCGGATCATCTTCATTCATGTACCGGCCTCCTGGATGAGCATGTTCATCTACCTGGTCATGGCCGGATGGGCTGCGATCGGACTCGCCTTCAACACCAGACTCTCCGGCATGATGGCCCAGGCGCTGGCGCCGACCGGCGCGCTGATGGCTTTCCTTTCCCTGCTGACCGGTGCCCTGTGGGGCAAGCCGATGTGGGGCGCCTGGTGGGTGTGGGACGCCCGCCTGACATCCGAACTGATCCTGCTTTTCCTTTACATCGGATTTATGGCGTTGACAGCAGCAATTGACGATGCGCGTCGCGCCGACAAGGCCGGCGGCTTGCTGCTACTGGTCGGTGTGGTCAACATCCCGATCATCTATTTTTCGGTGAAATGGTGGAACACGCTGCATCAGGGCTCCAGCGTCAATCTTGCCAAGTCCTCCATGGCGATGACGATGCTGTGGGGCATGCTGCTGATGGCAATGTGCTTCTGGATGTATTCGATTGCCGTCGCGCTTATGCGAGCACGCACCATCATGCTCGAGCGCGAGCGCCACACGGACTGGGTCAAGGCCGAACTGGCTGAAACAGTGCGTGGAGAAGAAAAATGA
- the ccmD gene encoding heme exporter protein CcmD — translation MIHWNSFADFIAMGGYGFYVWGSFGATVLIMAIEPIVVIRNRKSTIARLKRQLRADTRADHRNTAE, via the coding sequence ATGATCCACTGGAACAGCTTTGCCGACTTCATCGCCATGGGCGGCTATGGTTTTTACGTCTGGGGCTCCTTTGGCGCCACGGTATTGATCATGGCCATTGAACCGATTGTCGTCATCCGGAATCGAAAGAGCACGATCGCTCGACTTAAGCGCCAGCTTCGCGCCGATACACGCGCAGACCACAGGAATACCGCTGAATGA
- the ccmE gene encoding cytochrome c maturation protein CcmE, which produces MKSRHKKLALIGGALAIIGIIAALVLNALNSNIALYISPTDVAEGKAPQGKAFRIGGLVKEGSLQRQADGVTIAFVVTDTAKDMIVHYKGILPDLFKEGKGVVAQGKMSADGTFAASEVLAKHDENYMPPEAAKAVGDAQAAKAAADKPKASY; this is translated from the coding sequence ATGAAATCCCGTCACAAAAAACTCGCCCTGATCGGCGGCGCGCTGGCCATCATCGGCATCATCGCCGCACTGGTCCTCAATGCCCTGAACAGCAATATCGCGCTCTATATTTCGCCTACCGATGTTGCCGAAGGCAAGGCACCGCAAGGAAAGGCCTTCCGCATCGGCGGCCTGGTCAAGGAGGGTAGCCTGCAGAGGCAGGCTGATGGCGTGACCATCGCCTTCGTTGTCACCGATACCGCCAAGGACATGATTGTCCATTACAAGGGCATCCTTCCGGACCTTTTCAAGGAAGGCAAGGGTGTGGTTGCCCAAGGCAAAATGAGCGCCGACGGCACCTTCGCCGCAAGCGAAGTATTGGCCAAGCACGATGAAAACTATATGCCGCCTGAAGCCGCCAAGGCTGTCGGCGATGCACAGGCTGCGAAAGCTGCCGCCGACAAACCGAAAGCGAGCTACTAA
- a CDS encoding heme lyase CcmF/NrfE family subunit — MIPEIGHFALILAALVALILGTLPLIGAHQNRMAWVAVARPAASAMALLITFSFVCLVNAFVTNDFSVVYVAQHSNSLLPIQYRVAAVWGGHEGSLLLWMLFLSWWAFSVAMLSRQLPATMVARVLGTLGLVAFGFMLFILITSNPFERLLPAAAEGRDLNPLLQDPGLVIHPPMLYMGYVGFSVAFAFAIAALLSGQLDAAWARWSRPWTMAAWCFLTMGIALGSWWAYYELGWGGWWFWDPVENASFMPWLVGTALIHSLAVTEKRGSFKNWTVLLAISAFSLSLLGTFLVRSGVLTSVHAFATDPRRGIFILIFLVAVIGSSLALFAWRAPKVGLGGRFGLISRESLLLTNNVMLVVACATVLLGTLYPLLIDALGVGKISVGPPYFNAVFVPVMAPVLFLMGIAPFARWKEASIPEILRTVRWAMVVAAIIAIALPLLYGHWSALTTLGILLAAWVALTTLLTFIARVQHTRAGQSFLSAATKQPRSFVGMCLAHSGIAVFVVGVTMVNSFQEEKDIKMAPGDTTVVAGYSFTFNGVKTVQGPNYVAAQGDFDLAVDGKLLRKMNPEKRNYASSGMPMTEAAIDAGFLRDVYVSLGEPIDRDKPEGEWAVRVYYKPFVDWIWGGCFVMALGGLMALLDRRYRAKSRAAATVKLPAGTQQA, encoded by the coding sequence ATGATTCCTGAAATCGGCCATTTCGCCTTGATCCTGGCGGCACTTGTAGCGCTGATCCTGGGCACACTGCCACTCATTGGCGCTCACCAGAACCGCATGGCTTGGGTCGCTGTTGCACGACCCGCTGCCTCGGCCATGGCACTGCTGATCACCTTCTCTTTCGTCTGTCTGGTGAATGCTTTCGTCACCAACGACTTCTCGGTGGTCTACGTTGCCCAACACTCCAATTCACTGCTGCCGATCCAGTATCGCGTCGCTGCCGTCTGGGGTGGTCACGAAGGCTCCTTGCTACTGTGGATGCTTTTCCTTAGCTGGTGGGCCTTTAGCGTTGCGATGCTGTCACGCCAGTTGCCCGCCACCATGGTCGCCCGCGTCCTGGGCACCCTCGGGCTGGTCGCCTTTGGCTTCATGCTCTTCATCCTGATTACCTCCAACCCCTTTGAGCGCCTGCTGCCGGCCGCCGCCGAAGGTCGCGACTTGAATCCACTGTTGCAGGACCCGGGACTGGTCATTCATCCGCCCATGCTCTACATGGGTTACGTCGGTTTCTCGGTGGCCTTCGCCTTCGCCATCGCGGCGCTGCTCTCCGGTCAGCTGGATGCTGCCTGGGCACGCTGGTCACGGCCATGGACAATGGCTGCCTGGTGCTTCCTGACCATGGGTATAGCCCTCGGCTCGTGGTGGGCTTATTACGAACTGGGCTGGGGCGGCTGGTGGTTCTGGGATCCGGTTGAAAACGCTTCATTCATGCCCTGGCTGGTCGGTACGGCGCTGATCCACTCACTGGCGGTGACCGAGAAACGCGGCAGTTTCAAGAACTGGACAGTGTTGCTGGCGATTTCGGCCTTCTCGCTGTCACTGCTCGGCACCTTCCTGGTTCGTTCCGGCGTGCTGACGTCCGTGCATGCCTTCGCCACCGATCCACGACGCGGCATTTTCATCCTGATCTTCCTGGTCGCAGTCATTGGCAGCTCGTTGGCACTGTTTGCCTGGCGCGCGCCCAAGGTTGGTCTGGGTGGCCGTTTCGGACTGATTTCGCGCGAATCGCTGCTATTGACCAACAACGTCATGTTGGTCGTCGCCTGCGCCACGGTCTTGCTTGGCACGCTCTACCCGCTGCTGATTGACGCCCTGGGCGTTGGCAAGATTTCGGTCGGGCCGCCGTACTTCAACGCGGTCTTCGTACCCGTCATGGCGCCGGTACTCTTCCTGATGGGCATTGCACCCTTTGCCCGCTGGAAAGAAGCATCGATTCCGGAAATCCTGCGCACCGTGCGCTGGGCCATGGTCGTTGCGGCCATCATCGCCATCGCGCTGCCCTTGCTTTACGGTCACTGGAGCGCCTTGACCACGCTGGGTATCCTGCTCGCCGCCTGGGTGGCATTGACCACGCTGCTCACCTTTATCGCACGCGTTCAACACACCCGTGCCGGCCAGAGCTTCCTGAGTGCAGCCACCAAGCAACCGCGCAGTTTTGTCGGCATGTGCCTCGCTCACTCCGGTATCGCCGTTTTCGTCGTCGGCGTGACCATGGTCAATAGCTTCCAGGAAGAAAAAGACATCAAGATGGCACCGGGCGATACGACCGTGGTCGCCGGATACAGCTTTACCTTCAATGGCGTCAAAACCGTGCAGGGACCGAACTATGTGGCCGCGCAAGGAGACTTCGATCTTGCGGTCGATGGCAAATTGTTGCGCAAGATGAATCCTGAAAAGCGTAACTACGCCTCGTCCGGCATGCCGATGACCGAAGCTGCCATCGATGCCGGTTTCCTGCGCGATGTCTATGTTTCGCTCGGTGAGCCGATCGACCGCGACAAGCCGGAAGGTGAGTGGGCTGTCCGTGTCTATTACAAGCCGTTTGTGGACTGGATCTGGGGAGGTTGCTTTGTGATGGCTCTGGGCGGCCTTATGGCCTTGCTTGATCGCCGCTATCGCGCCAAATCCCGGGCTGCCGCTACTGTCAAACTCCCTGCCGGAACACAACAAGCATGA
- a CDS encoding DsbE family thiol:disulfide interchange protein — protein MNRYYWVLGAFAALVALLAIGLNLNPRDVPSPLVNKPAPAFNLNVLATPEKTLGPKDMLGKVWLLNVWSSWCVSCRQEHPVLVDFSRKVDVPLIGLNYKEVRGDGGFDMSKMSADEEKKLAFQRANQWLAQHGNPYSLTVMDLDGRVGIDYGVYGVPETYIIDKAGTIRMKHTGPISPDVLSQKIMPLLAELNK, from the coding sequence ATGAATCGTTATTACTGGGTCCTTGGCGCTTTCGCCGCTCTCGTCGCGCTGCTCGCCATCGGGCTGAACCTCAACCCGCGTGACGTTCCGTCGCCACTGGTCAACAAGCCTGCGCCAGCTTTCAACCTGAACGTTCTGGCCACACCGGAGAAGACGCTCGGCCCCAAGGATATGCTGGGCAAGGTCTGGTTGCTCAACGTCTGGTCTTCATGGTGCGTCTCCTGCCGCCAGGAGCATCCGGTACTGGTTGATTTCTCCCGGAAAGTCGACGTACCGCTGATCGGCCTGAACTACAAGGAAGTTCGCGGCGACGGCGGCTTTGACATGAGCAAGATGTCGGCCGACGAAGAGAAAAAGTTGGCCTTCCAGCGCGCCAATCAGTGGCTGGCCCAACATGGCAACCCCTATTCGCTGACCGTCATGGACCTCGATGGCCGCGTCGGCATCGACTACGGTGTGTATGGTGTGCCGGAAACCTACATCATCGACAAGGCCGGAACGATCCGCATGAAGCATACCGGCCCGATTTCGCCTGACGTATTGAGCCAGAAAATCATGCCGCTGCTCGCCGAGTTGAACAAATGA
- a CDS encoding cytochrome c-type biogenesis protein CcmH, with translation MKRHVLIAIFVFGTFFQSTAAFADAATEAATAADPVAEKRLQKLSEELRCLVCQNQTIADSNAELAQDLRREVRGMIKDGKSDKEIVDFMVARYGDFVLYRPPVKGITLLLWGGPVGLMLLGLFALQRYLRRRATRINAEDKPLSADESSRADALLKEIDQK, from the coding sequence ATGAAGCGCCACGTCCTGATTGCAATTTTCGTTTTTGGCACTTTTTTCCAGTCGACCGCAGCATTCGCCGATGCGGCAACTGAAGCCGCTACGGCCGCCGACCCGGTCGCCGAAAAGCGCCTGCAGAAGCTTTCCGAGGAACTGCGCTGCCTGGTGTGTCAGAACCAGACCATCGCCGACTCCAATGCCGAACTGGCGCAGGATTTGCGGCGCGAAGTCCGGGGCATGATCAAGGATGGCAAGAGCGACAAGGAAATCGTCGATTTCATGGTCGCCCGCTATGGCGACTTCGTGCTGTACCGCCCCCCGGTCAAAGGCATCACCCTGCTGCTCTGGGGCGGGCCGGTCGGCCTGATGCTGCTTGGCCTTTTCGCGCTACAGCGCTATCTGCGACGCCGGGCAACCCGCATCAATGCCGAAGACAAGCCACTATCGGCTGACGAATCCAGCCGCGCCGACGCGCTGCTCAAGGAAATTGACCAGAAATGA
- the ccmI gene encoding c-type cytochrome biogenesis protein CcmI, with protein MNQFAIFATLLIVVVAAFILPPLWLGLRTPNLKAERKETNLAIFRDQLAELSREKAEGTLAEDDFEQSRHELQRRLLEEVDPAATDAGAPATHGPSRKMAIVVLLLLPVLGLLGYGILGNLKALDPTQLVAQEQMTPEKINEMVASLAAKMKANPDDTQGWLMLARSYKSLGRYDDAVQAYAKAEKIINDDPDQLASYAETVAMASGKGISGKALQLVERALKVDPTHAHSMFLAGAAAMEAGDNKKGLSYWEPLLDQVEPGSEIDQMLRQGIEKMKAGK; from the coding sequence ATGAACCAGTTCGCCATCTTCGCCACCCTGCTGATTGTGGTGGTTGCCGCCTTTATTCTGCCGCCGCTGTGGCTGGGCCTGCGCACTCCTAACCTCAAGGCGGAACGCAAGGAAACCAATCTCGCCATCTTCCGCGACCAACTGGCCGAACTCAGTCGTGAAAAGGCGGAAGGCACGCTCGCCGAGGATGATTTCGAGCAGTCCCGGCATGAATTGCAACGTCGCTTGCTCGAAGAAGTCGATCCCGCCGCCACCGATGCCGGCGCCCCGGCCACCCACGGCCCCAGTCGCAAAATGGCCATCGTCGTCTTGCTCCTGCTGCCCGTCCTCGGTCTGCTCGGCTACGGCATCCTCGGCAACCTGAAAGCCCTGGACCCGACCCAGCTCGTTGCCCAGGAGCAGATGACACCAGAAAAGATCAATGAAATGGTCGCCAGTCTGGCCGCGAAGATGAAAGCCAATCCGGACGACACGCAGGGCTGGCTGATGCTGGCGCGTTCCTACAAGTCCTTGGGGCGCTACGACGATGCTGTTCAGGCTTACGCCAAAGCCGAAAAAATTATCAATGATGATCCGGACCAACTGGCCAGCTATGCCGAAACCGTTGCCATGGCCAGCGGCAAAGGCATATCCGGCAAAGCACTTCAGTTGGTCGAGCGGGCGCTGAAAGTTGACCCAACCCACGCCCATAGCATGTTCCTGGCTGGCGCCGCCGCCATGGAAGCCGGTGACAACAAGAAGGGGCTGAGCTACTGGGAACCGCTTCTGGACCAAGTCGAGCCCGGCTCGGAAATTGACCAGATGCTGCGTCAGGGCATCGAGAAGATGAAAGCGGGCAAGTAG
- the napF gene encoding ferredoxin-type protein NapF, whose amino-acid sequence MVDLSRRAFFRARTRPKAEIRPPWALPEETFITTCTRCNDCIKSCPQHILIIGDGGYPTVDFAHGECTFCGDCITACQPKALTRIEAEQLGWNYKASIDEACLPRQGVECRVCGDFCDSRAIGFPPRLGGSPLPEINLETCTGCGACIAPCPVAAIRVG is encoded by the coding sequence ATGGTTGACCTCTCCCGGCGCGCCTTCTTTCGCGCACGCACTCGCCCCAAAGCGGAAATCCGGCCGCCTTGGGCGCTACCGGAAGAGACATTCATCACCACTTGCACGCGCTGCAACGACTGCATCAAGAGCTGCCCACAGCACATCCTGATCATCGGCGATGGAGGCTATCCAACCGTTGATTTTGCTCACGGTGAATGTACTTTTTGCGGCGACTGCATCACCGCATGCCAGCCCAAGGCCTTGACGCGCATTGAAGCAGAACAGCTCGGCTGGAACTACAAAGCCAGCATTGACGAAGCCTGCCTGCCCCGACAAGGGGTCGAATGTCGTGTCTGCGGTGACTTTTGCGACAGCCGCGCCATCGGCTTCCCACCTCGCCTCGGCGGCAGCCCCCTGCCCGAGATCAATCTGGAAACATGCACTGGTTGTGGCGCCTGTATCGCGCCTTGCCCGGTCGCTGCTATCCGCGTTGGCTAG
- a CDS encoding acetyl/propionyl/methylcrotonyl-CoA carboxylase subunit alpha has product MFTKILIANRGEIACRVIKTARKMGIKTVAVYSEADKDALHVDLADEAVCIGPAASKESYLVMDKIIAACKQTGAQAVHPGYGFLSENATFSRRLEEEGIKFIGPKHYSVAKMGDKIESKKLAIAANVNTIPGYNDAIAGPDEAVKIAQGIGYPVMIKASAGGGGKGLRVAFNDADAHEGFTSCVNEARNSFGDDRVFIEKYVLEPRHIEIQVLGDSHGNYVYLNERDCSIQRRHQKVIEEAPSPFVDPAMRKAMGEQAVALARAVDYESAGTVEFVVSGATKEFYFLEMNTRLQVEHPVTELITGLDLVEQMIRVAYGEKLPLSQADVKIDGWAMECRINAEDPFRGFLPSTGRLVKFQPPKETSDAGGTTRVDTGVYDGGEISMFYDSMIAKLIVHGKDRSTAIARMRDALNAFVIRGISSNIPFQAALMQHPGFHSGIFDTGFIPKEYPKGFDASMVPHDDPALLVSVAAYVYRAFTDRSASITGQLQGHERLVSDNWMVVRLDAAGNQHHPVTARLVDGGYDIEYLGKPYELRSSWKLGESLFNGTCNGQEFTLQVERHKTRYSLFHWGTRADFMVMSARAAELLSLMPEKQAPDLSKFLISPMPGLLREVAVTVGQEVKAGEKLAVIEAMKMENILKADQDCKVKKISAAAGESLMVDQVIIEFE; this is encoded by the coding sequence ATGTTTACTAAGATTCTGATCGCAAACCGCGGCGAAATTGCCTGCCGCGTCATCAAGACTGCCCGCAAGATGGGCATCAAGACGGTTGCCGTTTATTCCGAGGCCGACAAGGATGCGCTCCACGTCGATCTGGCGGATGAAGCCGTCTGTATCGGCCCGGCTGCCTCCAAAGAGTCGTATCTGGTCATGGACAAGATCATTGCTGCCTGCAAGCAGACCGGTGCTCAGGCTGTCCATCCGGGTTACGGCTTCTTGTCCGAGAACGCCACGTTCTCCCGTCGTCTGGAAGAGGAAGGCATCAAGTTCATCGGTCCCAAGCATTATTCGGTGGCCAAGATGGGCGACAAGATCGAGTCCAAAAAACTCGCCATTGCCGCCAACGTCAATACCATTCCGGGATACAACGATGCCATCGCCGGTCCTGACGAAGCCGTCAAGATCGCCCAGGGCATTGGTTATCCGGTGATGATCAAGGCCTCTGCCGGCGGTGGTGGCAAGGGGCTGCGCGTGGCTTTTAATGACGCTGATGCGCATGAAGGCTTTACATCCTGCGTTAATGAAGCGCGTAACTCCTTCGGTGACGACCGCGTCTTTATCGAAAAGTACGTGCTGGAGCCGCGCCACATCGAAATCCAGGTCCTCGGCGACTCGCACGGTAACTACGTGTACCTGAACGAGCGTGATTGCTCTATCCAGCGTCGTCACCAGAAGGTTATCGAAGAGGCGCCGAGTCCGTTCGTCGACCCGGCCATGCGCAAGGCGATGGGCGAGCAGGCTGTGGCGCTGGCCCGCGCTGTGGATTACGAATCGGCGGGTACGGTCGAATTCGTTGTCTCCGGTGCGACCAAGGAGTTCTACTTCCTGGAAATGAACACCCGCCTGCAAGTGGAGCATCCAGTCACCGAACTGATTACCGGCCTCGACCTCGTTGAGCAGATGATTCGTGTTGCCTACGGCGAGAAGCTGCCGCTGTCCCAGGCTGACGTGAAGATAGACGGTTGGGCCATGGAGTGCCGCATCAACGCCGAAGACCCATTCCGCGGCTTCCTGCCGTCGACCGGCCGTCTGGTCAAGTTCCAGCCGCCGAAGGAAACTTCCGATGCCGGCGGCACCACCCGTGTCGATACTGGTGTTTACGACGGTGGTGAAATCTCGATGTTCTACGATTCTATGATTGCCAAGCTGATTGTGCACGGCAAGGATCGCAGCACGGCGATCGCCCGCATGCGCGATGCCTTGAACGCCTTCGTGATCCGCGGGATTTCCTCGAATATCCCGTTCCAGGCCGCGCTGATGCAGCATCCGGGCTTTCACTCAGGTATCTTTGATACCGGATTTATTCCCAAGGAATATCCGAAGGGCTTCGATGCCTCAATGGTTCCGCATGATGATCCAGCCTTGCTGGTTTCCGTTGCTGCCTACGTTTATCGTGCCTTTACCGATCGTTCTGCTTCAATCACTGGCCAGTTGCAGGGCCACGAGCGGCTGGTCAGCGACAACTGGATGGTGGTTCGCCTTGATGCGGCGGGCAACCAGCACCATCCGGTGACGGCCCGTCTGGTTGATGGTGGTTATGACATCGAGTACTTGGGCAAGCCCTACGAACTTCGTTCTTCCTGGAAACTGGGTGAGTCGCTGTTCAACGGAACCTGTAACGGTCAGGAATTCACTTTGCAGGTCGAGCGTCACAAGACTCGCTACAGCTTGTTCCACTGGGGTACTCGTGCCGATTTCATGGTGATGAGCGCTCGTGCTGCCGAGCTGCTCTCCCTGATGCCTGAGAAACAGGCGCCCGATCTCTCCAAGTTCCTGATTTCTCCGATGCCGGGTTTGCTCCGCGAAGTGGCGGTTACGGTTGGGCAGGAAGTGAAGGCTGGCGAGAAACTGGCGGTTATCGAAGCCATGAAGATGGAAAACATCCTCAAGGCTGACCAGGATTGCAAGGTCAAGAAGATCTCTGCTGCTGCTGGCGAGAGCTTGATGGTCGATCAGGTCATTATCGAGTTCGAATAA
- a CDS encoding acyl-CoA carboxylase subunit beta produces the protein MHDIIRQLEKKREMARLGGGQKRIDSQHKKGKLTARERLELLLDPDSFEEWDLFKEHRCTDFGMDQAEKIPGDGVVIGYGTINGRLVFVFSQDFTVFGGSLSETHAEKICKVMDHAMKVGAPVIGLNDSGGARIQEGVASLGGYADVFQRNVMASGVVPQISMIMGPCAGGAVYSPSMTDFIFMVKDSSYMFVTGPEVVKTVTHEDVTAEELGGAVTHTSKSGVADLAFENDVEALSMLRRFMNFLPANNREKPPVTPTNDPVDRMDYSLDTLVPDNANKAYDMKELIVKVVDDNDFFEVQPDYAKNIIIGFGRVDGHPVGIIANQPLVLAGCLDIKSSIKAARFVRFCDAFNIPVVTFVDVPGFMPGTTQEYGGIIKHGAKLLYAYAECTVPKVTIITRKAYGGAYDVMSSKHLRGDVNIAWPSAEIAVMGPKGAVEIIFREEKNDPAKLAEREAEYKEKFANPFVAGARGFIDDVIMPHATRKRIARSLAMLRDKKLDNPWRKHGNIPL, from the coding sequence ATGCACGACATCATCCGTCAGCTGGAAAAAAAGCGTGAAATGGCCCGCCTCGGCGGTGGCCAGAAGCGTATCGACAGCCAGCACAAAAAGGGCAAATTGACCGCCCGGGAACGTCTTGAACTATTGCTCGATCCGGACTCCTTTGAGGAATGGGATCTGTTCAAGGAGCACCGTTGTACTGACTTTGGTATGGATCAGGCAGAAAAGATACCGGGTGACGGTGTCGTCATTGGTTACGGGACCATCAACGGTCGACTGGTTTTTGTCTTCTCGCAGGACTTCACGGTTTTCGGTGGCTCGCTGTCCGAAACCCATGCCGAGAAGATCTGCAAGGTGATGGACCATGCCATGAAGGTTGGCGCGCCGGTCATCGGCTTGAACGATTCGGGTGGTGCCCGTATTCAGGAGGGCGTCGCCTCTCTGGGCGGCTACGCCGACGTATTCCAGCGTAACGTGATGGCCTCTGGCGTCGTGCCGCAGATTTCCATGATCATGGGACCCTGTGCCGGTGGTGCCGTTTATTCGCCGTCGATGACTGACTTCATTTTCATGGTCAAGGACTCGTCCTACATGTTCGTGACCGGCCCGGAAGTCGTCAAAACCGTGACTCACGAAGATGTGACGGCCGAAGAACTCGGCGGTGCCGTGACCCATACCAGCAAGTCAGGTGTGGCCGATCTGGCCTTCGAAAACGATGTCGAAGCCCTCTCCATGCTGCGCCGTTTCATGAACTTCCTGCCAGCCAACAACCGCGAAAAGCCGCCGGTCACGCCGACCAACGATCCAGTAGATCGTATGGACTATTCGCTGGACACGCTGGTGCCGGACAACGCCAACAAGGCGTACGACATGAAGGAACTGATCGTCAAAGTGGTTGACGACAATGACTTCTTCGAAGTACAGCCTGATTACGCCAAAAACATCATCATTGGTTTTGGTCGTGTGGATGGTCATCCGGTCGGTATCATTGCCAACCAACCGCTGGTTCTGGCCGGCTGTCTGGACATCAAGTCCTCGATCAAGGCTGCCCGCTTCGTCCGCTTTTGCGATGCCTTCAATATTCCGGTGGTCACCTTCGTTGATGTCCCGGGCTTCATGCCGGGCACGACTCAGGAGTACGGCGGCATTATCAAACATGGCGCCAAGCTGCTCTACGCCTACGCCGAATGCACTGTGCCGAAGGTTACGATCATCACCCGCAAGGCTTACGGTGGTGCCTATGATGTGATGTCCTCCAAGCACTTGCGTGGCGATGTCAATATTGCCTGGCCATCCGCTGAAATCGCGGTCATGGGGCCGAAGGGTGCTGTTGAAATCATTTTCCGCGAGGAAAAGAACGATCCGGCCAAGTTGGCCGAGCGCGAAGCCGAGTACAAGGAAAAATTCGCCAATCCGTTTGTGGCAGGAGCCCGTGGCTTCATCGACGATGTCATCATGCCGCATGCAACCCGCAAGCGCATCGCCCGTTCGCTGGCCATGCTGCGCGACAAGAAACTCGACAACCCGTGGCGCAAGCACGGCAACATTCCTCTGTAA
- the meaB gene encoding methylmalonyl Co-A mutase-associated GTPase MeaB: MNLGEAPVLAHLSSGADQALVDGVLAGQRRSLAKAITLIESTRADHQQRAQQVLTALLPKTGNAVRIGISGVPGAGKSTFIEALGVWLIERGKKLAVLAVDPSSSVSGGSILGDKTRMELLCQREEAFIRPSPSAGSLGGVAEKTREAMLLCEAAGFDVIIVETVGVGQSETTVAGMVDMFCLLQLPNAGDDLQAIKKGIVEIADLVVINKADIDPRATAVVRAQWKNALHMLRPASPNWAPPVIALSALHKEGIVEFWEQVEKYQLALKPTGEFAAKRQHQALSWMWQLIDSGLRQHFRHHKRVQENLPALTSSVEQGHTTPAAAAYALLDYLKH; the protein is encoded by the coding sequence ATGAATCTGGGCGAAGCTCCTGTGCTGGCTCACCTTTCTTCGGGGGCGGATCAAGCGCTGGTCGATGGCGTACTGGCCGGTCAGCGGCGTTCGCTTGCCAAGGCGATCACGCTCATTGAGTCGACCCGCGCTGATCACCAGCAAAGGGCTCAGCAGGTACTGACCGCATTGTTGCCGAAGACGGGTAACGCAGTGCGCATTGGCATTTCCGGCGTTCCGGGGGCTGGCAAATCCACCTTCATCGAAGCGTTGGGCGTCTGGCTGATCGAGCGGGGCAAAAAACTGGCCGTTCTGGCGGTTGATCCATCGTCTTCGGTCTCCGGTGGTTCAATTCTGGGTGACAAGACGCGCATGGAATTACTTTGCCAGCGCGAAGAGGCGTTCATTCGCCCCAGCCCGTCGGCTGGTTCGCTGGGTGGCGTTGCCGAGAAAACACGCGAGGCCATGCTGCTCTGCGAAGCAGCCGGATTCGACGTGATCATTGTCGAAACTGTGGGCGTCGGCCAATCGGAAACCACGGTGGCCGGCATGGTCGACATGTTTTGCCTGCTGCAATTGCCGAATGCCGGAGACGACCTGCAGGCGATCAAGAAAGGCATCGTTGAGATCGCTGATCTGGTGGTTATCAACAAGGCCGATATTGACCCGCGAGCAACCGCTGTGGTCCGCGCACAATGGAAAAATGCGCTGCATATGCTGCGCCCCGCTTCGCCGAACTGGGCGCCGCCGGTCATCGCCTTGAGCGCGTTGCACAAGGAAGGCATTGTCGAATTCTGGGAACAGGTCGAGAAATATCAGCTTGCGCTGAAGCCAACCGGCGAGTTTGCCGCCAAGCGCCAGCATCAGGCGTTAAGCTGGATGTGGCAGTTGATTGACTCCGGCTTGCGCCAGCACTTTCGTCACCACAAGCGGGTGCAGGAGAATTTGCCTGCGCTTACCAGCTCCGTCGAGCAGGGCCATACAACGCCGGCAGCGGCGGCCTATGCGCTGCTCGACTATTTGAAACACTGA